In a single window of the Bacillus mycoides genome:
- a CDS encoding general stress protein, with protein METKYSKPFVYEFITEKEVMNAANDLVKKGIDQKDISVLTHEKERTDRIADNADVNTIGIKEEGLGTSIINVFQKTGDQLRNKMQELGLNEEEANFYEEKLDEGKILLFVKDLERVGEWLQERRCTYSI; from the coding sequence ATGGAAACGAAGTATAGTAAACCTTTTGTATATGAATTTATTACGGAGAAAGAGGTCATGAATGCAGCGAATGATCTAGTGAAGAAAGGAATCGACCAAAAAGATATTTCCGTATTAACACATGAGAAAGAAAGGACAGATAGAATCGCAGACAATGCAGACGTGAATACAATTGGAATAAAAGAAGAGGGACTTGGGACAAGTATTATTAATGTTTTTCAAAAAACAGGAGATCAGTTAAGAAATAAGATGCAAGAATTAGGACTTAATGAGGAAGAAGCTAACTTTTATGAAGAAAAACTGGATGAAGGGAAAATCTTGTTATTCGTTAAGGATTTAGAAAGAGTCGGTGAATGGTTACAAGAAAGAAGATGCACGTATTCTATTTAA
- a CDS encoding CsbD family protein codes for MSESGLKEQITGKVEKKKGQVKEGIGEVTEDRELKNEGKWEKTKGTVKEKVGKVKQKISDGLDNKE; via the coding sequence ATGAGTGAGAGCGGGCTAAAAGAACAAATTACTGGTAAAGTTGAAAAGAAAAAGGGGCAAGTAAAAGAAGGAATTGGTGAAGTTACAGAAGATAGAGAGTTGAAAAATGAAGGGAAGTGGGAGAAGACGAAGGGAACTGTAAAAGAAAAAGTCGGAAAAGTGAAACAAAAGATAAGTGATGGATTGGAT